The Antedon mediterranea chromosome 7, ecAntMedi1.1, whole genome shotgun sequence genome has a segment encoding these proteins:
- the LOC140054231 gene encoding zinc finger-containing ubiquitin peptidase 1-like: MSATYGSPLFTCIICGQENLSADSMSTHMLTVHDHIQCPMCDLAGISANELEFHINTAHVDIFSPSGSGHSSRTNGQVLRGNTSPVKQTGSVHAGVSQDHFDSKGKTLLELSKEHEVKRKIVNGRTTVNNEIRTKDATGRKIKNSRKTTVSTDDATENLAANNKVKDYIPQKPSSSYNHLEGGSTRSSSSSFSIISIQGNSGESGIGDDRSSISSIQSPLKKRARQSCGSTSDQESSSNQSNTSFNSIFSAIKNVIQSPFKSENTNREDCNSMSMQNLSLESSRHSNASKLSGYHSLENEGSKSKSVHELQHCPICEYRTTDVDALAYHVDEHFAIDTNDDEAVARQLSLADEVIKSDELIARKIENDERRKAQREEEAHFQELQKKYGMNDQGSYRKQAKQAYERALYKGEMTVSDYYNQIHSVNISMSCGIDDGRARTRGLVVKLYQYYCKGVDGVPSVRLCADQTSHYGSSPGDKGWGCGYKNIQILMTAMCNDPRFKKSVFNDSTNMPSISKIQHLIEKAWSEGYDPQGKEQLGGKLCNTRKWIGATEVVALFTSLKVRCKLIDFHKPAGPNRTHPQLFDWIKQYFGSSLALGSLFNKMAICSNKLPLYLQHEGHSRTIIGYEQLKDKSIRLLLFDPSLTQKQLGLLKAPNLTGYALKPLRQTLTNLKSKQYQIVCVEGNLTEDESKSMKIIKSERIP; the protein is encoded by the exons ATGTCTGCTACGTATGGCTCACCTTTGTTTACCTGTATAATATGTGGACAGGAAAATTTGAGTGCAGACAGTATGAGCACCCACATGCTGACTGTACATGACCATATACAGTGCCCAATGTGTGATTTAGCTGGAATCTCTGCCAATGAGTTAGAATTCCACATCAATACTGCTCATGTGGATATCTTTAGTCCTAGTGGGTCTGGACATTCATCCAGAACGAACGGTCAAGTTCTAAGGGGCAATACATCACCGGTCAAACAAACAGGTTCAGTTCATGCTGGGGTCAGTCAGGATCATTTCGATTCAAAGGGCAAAACTCTTTTAGAGTTATCGAAAGAGCATGAAGTAAAGCGTAAAATTGTCAATGGCCGTACGACTGTGAACAACGAAATACGAACTAAAGACGCCACaggaagaaaaataaaaaattctagAAAAACAACAGTTTCTACCGACGACGCGACAGAAAACCTTGCAgcaaataataaagtaaaagaTTACATTCCACAAAAACCGTCTTCCAGTTACAATCACTTAGAAGGTGGATCAACAAGGTCTTCCTCATCTTCGTTTTCAATAATCAGCATCCAAGGAAATTCTGGAGAAAGTGGAATAGGAGACGATAGGTCATCAATTTCAAGTATACAGTCACCTTTGAAGAAAAGAGCAAGGCAATCTTGTGGTTCTACCTCTGATCAGGAATCTTCTTCCAATCAAAGCAATACTTCTTTTAACTCCATCTTTAGtgcaataaaaaatgtaatacaatCTCCTTTTAAAAGCGAAAACACAAACCGTGAGGACTGCAATAGCATGTCAATGCAAAACTTATCATTAGAAAGTAGTAGACATTCAAATGCAAGTAAATTATCCGGATATCACTCTCTGGAGAACGAAGGTAGCAAATCCAAGTCGGTTCACGAACTCCAACATTGCCCTATTTGTGAATATCGTACAACAGATGTTGACGCATTAGCCTATCACGTAGACGAGCATTTTGCTATCGATACTAATGATGATGAGGCTGTTGCCAGACAGCTATCATTGGCCGACGAAGTGATAAAGTCAGATGAATTAATAGCGCGAAAAATTGAAAATGATGAGAGAAGAAAAGCACAGAGGGAGGAAGAAGCACACTTTCAAGAACTACAG AAGAAGTATGGAATGAATGATCAAGGAAGTTATAGGAAACAAGCAAAGCAAGCATATGAAAGGGCTCTGTACAAAGGAGAGATGACAGTGTCGGATTACTACAATCAGATACACTCTGTCAACATCTCAATGAGTTGTGGCATAGATGATGGCCGAGCAAGAACCAGAG GCCTTGTGGTAAAGTTGTATCAGTACTATTGCAAAGGTGTTGATGGAGTACCAAGTGTCCGTCTATGTGCCGATCAAACTAGTCACTATGGTTCCTCACCTGGTGATAAAGGATGGGGATGTGGGTATAAGAACATCCAGATTTTGATGACAGCTATGTGCAATGATCCCAGGTTTAAGAAATCCGTCTTTAATG ATTCTACAAATATGCCATCAATATCTAAAATCCAACACCTGATTGAAAAAGCATGGAGTGAGGGCTACGACCCACAAGGAAAGGAGCAACTCGGTGGAAAGCTGTGCAACACAAGGAAATGGATTGGGGCTACTGAGGTAGTAGCCTTGTTCACATCTCTTAAAGTAAg ATGTAAATTAATTGACTTCCATAAACCTGCCGGACCAAACAGAACGCACCCACAGCTTTTTGATTGGATTAAGCAGTACTTTGGTTCATCACTAGCATTGGGAAGTTTGTTCAATAAAATGGCTATTTGCAGTAACAAGCTCCCTCTGTATTTACAACATGAAG GACACAGTCGAACTATCATTGGTTACGAGCAATTAAAAGATAAAAGCATACGTCTTCTACTGTTTGATCCAAGTTTAACTCAAAAGCAACTTGGATTGTTAAAGGCACCAAACCTGACAGGATATGCACTCAAGCCTTTACGCCAGACTCTTACAAACCTGAAGTCTAAACAGTATCAGATTGTATGCGTTGAGGGAAATTTAACAGAAGATGAGAGCAAG